The Nocardioides luti genome contains a region encoding:
- a CDS encoding type II secretion system F family protein has translation MTGLQIALASGTLLGLALALLVWRLAPSDPDLVDALDRLSPDHVVPRRNTPGPDADTGTSSAVDRIGLWAMKNLPGGASAHTPRKDLAILQISETRFYGEKVVWALLGLIMPPLLAAFFTLIGLPLPFAIPTLGSLALAALFWFMPNYNAADDAKKARIEFSRALGAYIDMVATGVRDGSSGQQALRSAAEVGDKWVFKRIESELRRARYMTRAPWDSLHGLADELAVPELDDLADIMQQSGQDGAQIYNNLRARAAALRSAMLSAEVGKANATSERMYIPASLLGIVFMAILVTPSLLRFTT, from the coding sequence ATGACCGGCCTGCAGATCGCGCTCGCCAGCGGCACCCTCCTCGGGCTGGCCCTCGCCCTGCTCGTATGGCGCCTTGCGCCCTCCGACCCCGACCTAGTCGACGCGCTGGACCGTCTCTCACCTGACCACGTCGTACCCCGCCGCAACACTCCCGGCCCCGACGCCGACACCGGCACCAGTTCGGCGGTCGATCGGATCGGCTTGTGGGCGATGAAGAACCTGCCCGGCGGCGCCTCGGCGCACACGCCCCGCAAGGACCTGGCCATTCTGCAGATCAGCGAGACCCGGTTCTACGGCGAGAAGGTCGTCTGGGCACTGCTCGGCCTGATCATGCCGCCGCTGCTGGCCGCCTTCTTCACTCTCATCGGCCTTCCGCTGCCGTTCGCCATCCCGACGCTCGGCTCGCTGGCCCTGGCAGCCCTGTTCTGGTTCATGCCCAACTACAACGCCGCCGACGACGCCAAGAAGGCCCGCATCGAGTTCAGCCGCGCCCTGGGCGCCTACATCGACATGGTGGCCACCGGCGTCCGCGACGGATCCAGCGGCCAGCAGGCGCTGCGCTCGGCAGCCGAGGTCGGCGACAAGTGGGTCTTCAAGCGGATCGAGAGCGAGCTGCGCCGCGCCCGCTACATGACCCGCGCACCCTGGGACTCCCTGCACGGTCTCGCCGACGAGCTCGCCGTCCCCGAGCTCGATGACCTCGCCGACATCATGCAGCAGTCCGGCCAGGACGGAGCCCAGATCTACAACAACCTCCGGGCCCGCGCCGCCGCACTCCGCTCGGCGATGCTCAGCGCCGAGGTCGGCAAGGCCAACGCCACCTCCGAGCGCATGTACATCCCAGCCAGCCTGCTCGGCATCGTCTTCATGGCGATCCTCGTCACCCCCTCCCTGCTCCGCTTCACCACCTGA